In one Melopsittacus undulatus isolate bMelUnd1 chromosome 4, bMelUnd1.mat.Z, whole genome shotgun sequence genomic region, the following are encoded:
- the LOC106023469 gene encoding LOW QUALITY PROTEIN: B1 bradykinin receptor-like (The sequence of the model RefSeq protein was modified relative to this genomic sequence to represent the inferred CDS: inserted 1 base in 1 codon; deleted 3 bases in 2 codons; substituted 1 base at 1 genomic stop codon): protein MTCYGMEYLFGYRGDPLSSQDLQLGGVNALLLSIYLTFVHTLDNRVIRSKTTTKGIYLLAWFFGSLLSIPTFMFQTVKHFPLWNISACTSDFPAPLWVTAERLVFNTVGFVLPSTAVIFLNFSTICILKKKKRQEKQITQNKELQRAQSTKATRLIFTVVLMFFLCXTPYHXFFNSLIYQTKAIKGCFWGELLNFGEQFDYTLAITNSCINPVIYVFAGKYFRQKALILYYIGISLI from the exons atgacgtgctatggtatggaatacctgtttGGCTATcgtgg AGACCCTCTCTCCAGCCAAGATCTTCAGCTTGGAGGAGTCAATGCTTTATTATTATCCATCTATTTGACTTTTGTTCACACCTTGGATAACAGAGTGATACGGAGCAAAACTACAACCAAAGGGATCTACTTGCTTGCCTGGTTCTTTGGCAGCCTTCTCAGCATCCCAACCTTTATGTTTCAGACTGTGAAACACTTTCCCCTGTGGAATATTTCA GCATGCACTTCAGACTTCCCCGCCCCATTGTGGGTAACAGCTGAAAGGCTGGTATTCAACACAGTGGGGTTTGTGTTGCCATCTACAGCAGTTATCTTCCTTAATTTCTCTACCATATgcatcctaaaaaaaaaaaaaaggcaa gaaaagcaGATCACTCAGAACAAAGAGTTGCAAAGAGCACAAAGCACAAAGGCTACCAGGCTAATCTTCACAGTGGTACTGATGTTCTTCCTGTGCTGAACtccttacc ttttttttaattccttgatATACCAGACAAAAGCGATCAAAGGGTGTTTCTGGGGGGAACTGCTCAACTTTGGCGAGCAGTTTGATTACACTCTGGCTATCACCAACAGTTGCATTAACCCTGTGATTTATGTCTTTGCTGGGAAATACTTCAGGCAAAAAGCATTAATACTGTATTATATTGGAATATCTCTCATCTGA